In Gimesia panareensis, the genomic window CGGTTGCCGGGTGACCCAGAAAAACGTCATCGCTGCTGACAACAACAGACAGGTCGAAAGTGCGACCAGAGTCCCTGGTTTTTTGAGGAACGCCCTTCGTGAAACGGGGGCAGCCTCTTCGGATACAGAGGAGTCGAAACCCGACTGAGCCAGGGCATCGAGAACTGCCTGTTTACCGTTCTCAGGAACATCCACCTCGAACAAGGCACGCTTGAGCTCCTTGTGGAACACCGGATCATTGGCGAATAAATCTGACGCAGACTGATCTGTCTCAGAAAATTCAGAAGATCCGGATGGCTCAGAAGCGTTCATGACACTACCAGGTAAGGGTTAGACGAAACTTTATTTAGGTGTGAACAGGAGTTGTTTCTTCCCGAAGTGAAGAAAATCGTTCCTGCAGGAAGGCCCTGGCACGTGCCAGGCGACTCATGACTGTCCCCAGGGGGATTGCTAACGCGTTGGAAATTTCTTTATAGGATTGTTCTTCAAAATAAAACATCAGCAAAGGAATACGAAAGTCTTCGGGCAAATCATCCAGAGCCGACTGTAACTCCTCCGATGTCAATTCCGGCATCTCGGTGGGATCAGAGGCAATTTCAATGCTGCCCCCCAGTGATACCGGCTCGGTTTTCCTGGTAACTTTTTTCAGAAACAGATTTCGTAAAATAGTACATAACCAAGAGCGTGCCGACCGTGCATCGCGCAGTTGTGTCAGTTTTTTTTGTGCAATCAGATACGTTTGCTGAGTCAGATCCTCTGCATCCGCTCTGTCTCCCGATAAACGAAAAGCATAGCGAAACAGCAGCTGATAATACTCATCAACTAATCGTGTCAGTTCTTCCGAATTGTTACGATTGGTCTGTGACATAACCTGATTCTCTAACTAAACAGAGGCAGCAAGACATCTGGTTATTCCCCATGCAGGGACTTTTATTAGAAGATTTCACAAATTCCTGGCTGAAACTGCCACAGGCAAGGCACTCACATGAACATATGAGTTTCATTTTGCCCGGAATCGGCCGGGAACTCAACATTCGATGATTTTCTTTTGCAAGGTCAGCGATTGTAAGCGATTCGGATCCGGATCGGGCAATTCCTGGAATGCTCTCACGCCAGGAATCTTCCCGTCAATTTTAGACAGCCCCAGAGGCTCCTGGGCCATGTCTTCCCGATAATATTTTTCACTGGGAAAAATATCCGCGGGATAAGTAAAGTTATCCAGCATGGCCAGGGCTGTACAGTGTGAAGCCCCTGTTGCACTCTCCAGCATGCCTCCGACCCAGCAGGGAATACCCGCAGCCTGGCAGAGATCATGGATTTTCACAGCGTTGGTCAGGCCTCCCACGCGCCCCGGCTTAACGTTCACATACTGGCAGCTTTTCAACTGGACCGCCTGTTGCGCCCGATAAGGATGAGTGATGCTCTCGTCCAGACAGACAGGGGTTTTGATCTGTTCCTGCAGACGGACATGATCAGTCAGATCATCGTGCTGCAGAGGTTGTTCGATCATCGCCAGATCGAACTCATCAATCGCCTGGAACAGGGGGAGATCACTCAAGCGATAACCGCTGTTACAGTCGATGTGAAATGTGTCCCCTGGAAATGCAGACCGAATTGCCTGGAGCATGGGAATATCCCAGCCCGGTCTGAACTTGAGTTTTATCCGCGGAAAGTTTTCCGCTACGGCCTCTCCGACGGCATCGATCAGGTCATCCAGATGATCCATCACACCAAAGTCGGCTCCTACGGGAACCTCATCTCGCGTCGCTCCCAAAGCGATGTGCAGGGGCACTCCGCTGATGCGGCTGTGCAGACTCCACCAGGCATTATCCAGGGCGGCTTTGGCAAAGGAGTTGCCTTTGTAAAGGGACAGGGCATCCTGAAGTGCGGCTCCACTTTCAAAATCCTGGCCAATCACTGCTGGTGCCAGCCACTCTGCCACCGTATGAAACACGCCCCCCGCCCATTCCGGACTGTAGCAGGGGGCGGCCAGCGGTGTACTTTCTCCCCAGCCTTCGACCGAGCCACTGGTCATGCGGCACAGCACCGAGTGAATTGCAGCGTCTTCGCCATAGGCAGTTCGCCAGGGGTAAATCAATGGCATGGCGACATGATAAAGTTCAATCCGTTCAATTTTCATCAGAAGTTTCAGATCCTGTCAGATGTTGTAAAGAAATTCAGCCTTGAGCGACAATCAGGCGTCTTCCAGTAAATCCCAGAACTCATTTTCAGCGGCGTCGATCTGGCTGGGTGGCTTGGATTGCGACCGCGTCTTCTTCTGCCCCTGCAACGCAGGACCTTTCTTCTTTTTTCGGGTGGTCGGCTGTGTTTTGCGGGTCTTCCGGGGAGATTTTGATTCTGCCTTCGGCTGTTGCAACTCAGCTTTTCCTCGTGATCTGTTCGATCGATTCGAAAGTGCCCCTCTTGTGTGCTTTTCTGGATTCGAGCAATCTGAAGCGGGTGGCCCCAGCAGGGGTTCTCCACACTGATTACAGAGTGCCACCGGACGTTCTGAGCTGTCGAGTCCCCGGGCCACCGGATTCGGCATTGCAGAAAAAGACTCTTTCTCCACTGTCTGATGCTCCGGTTTTTCTTCCTGGTAGGCTTCAGCCTGATCCAGAATATCCTGAAGTTGAAGTGGTTCTGAGACCGCTTCGCCCTGTCCGGGGGTGGCTGTGATCAAATTCTGTTCCCGGGAAATTTCGATTCGCGCTTCTTTACCACTGGTGACGTCTTTCGCAGAGACATGCACACGGGCTTCCGCATCATACTCCATCAAAACTTCGATTTTTGAATCCACTGGCAGATTGGGAGGCAACCCCTCAATTTTGCAGTTCCCGAGGACTACGAAGGGTTCATCCTGCGATGCACCGCTTTCAATCAGCTTTAAATGGACCCGCCGCTGATCGGGAGAAACGGTTCCGTAAGTATGCTTTACGGAAGCCGGCAGTTTCGTGTTCGCGGGCAGGAGATAATGCGGGATCCGCTGTTGCCCGGACTGGTCGCGGACCAGAAACCCCAGCGACCGTGCATTCACACTGTGTTGTTTCATTTTTGCCAGACGACTCGCGGCATCCCTGGTGAGAATCGACTCAGCATATTCGCGATTGCTGAGCAGCATCCCCGCATAGTAAGCCGCACCGTGGGCAATCGACTGATCCGGTGGCAGTGACAGATTTCGGGTGGTCCCGCTGGCCTGCTTCAGAGCATCCCGGATCATGGGCATGCGAGAGGAACCGCCCGTAGTCAACACAACATCGACATGAGCCCAGCCCATTTTATTGTCTTTTAACAGGGCTTTCGTAATGTCAGTCGTGCGATCGACCAGTCCTTTGCTGAGTTGTTCAAACTGTGATTGAGTGATCTGGTAAGTTTTCCGCTGTGAGCCGACCTGGCAGGCCAGGGTTGTTTTCGGCCTGACCGTCAGGCTGCGTTTGGCCTGTTCGACTTCATTTGCCAGATACTGCAGACTCTCCGGGTCATTGCATGGATTCACTCCAAACTCGTTAAAAAACTGCTCAGCGACCGATGCCTGCAATTTACTGTTCCAGTCGATCCCCCCCAGTTTCAGATCGCCTCCACTGGCAATCACATCCACTTCATCCTTCTGGTACTTGACCAGTGAGAGATCAAACGTACCGCCCCCCAGGTCATACACCAGAATACGCTGCTCCTCTGCAAGTTCGGCAAACCACATCCCTTCCGAACCCAACACGTAGCAGAGGGCGGCTGCCACAGGTTCGTTGATTAAATCGACCTGCTTCAAACCCGCCTGCTTGCCGGCGGCAATGGTTTCCTGACGCTGAAGATCGCTGAATTGAGCAGGGACCGTAATGACGGCTGAATCGATCCGGCCGATACGTTCTTCTGCAGCAGCCAGCAGTTTTTTCAGAATGAAAGCCGAAATGTCCTTCGGCGAAAAGTAGCGACCATCGATTTCCCAACGAAAATCCTGTTTCCCCAGAAACCGCTTGGCATGCTGGACGACATTCCGCGGATTGACAATCGCATGCCGTAACGCTTCGGTCCCCACGATCACTTCCGCTCCATCAAACATGGCAACAGAGGGAGTAGACAGCTCGCCTTCCTGATTCGGAATGGTGACCGGTTCCCCATGTTCATTCAAATGAGCGATGCAGGAATAGGTGGTTCCTAAATCGATTCCGACAGCCTGTAGTTTCTGCATAACGCCTTAACTCTCTTCACATAAGTGTTTTCGCATGCCTGTCGTACAAATGGGCAGGTAAGAACTCTTCTGATATGGTATCATGGAAACAAGTCACACTCCAGCACCTGATTTCCGTTTTCCTGTTTCCGTAGATGGTCTGTTAGAAAGTCCCTGTTTGTGAACAAGACTGCCCTTCTCAAAATCCGGCTGCTTTTACTCTGTTCCTGCCTGATCTGCCTGGGACAGCTGTCCGCGGTGCGTAATTTGGCTGCCCAGCTTAACACTGCCCCCCCGGTCATTCTGAACCGGGACCAGCCACGTTTAGTGACTGAGCGCAGCTTCCGCCGCGCTCTGACTCAGCCGATTTCAGCCTCGTGGTCGAATGTGGAAATCCGAATGATCCTGGAGAAAATTGAAGACACACAACAAATCTCCCTCCTCCTCGACCGACGCATTGATCCGTCAACAAAACTAAACATCGATCTGCAAAATCAGACATTAGAGGCGGGGTTGCAGGAAATTGCTGCGCAGCTTCATGCCCGGACCACCATCGTCGGCAGCAATGTTTACATGGGCCCCGATCAGGCAGTCGGAACATTAAAAACACTACTCGCACTCAAACACCAGGAACTGCTCTCTCTATCTGACAGTCACCCTGGTTTGAAATCCAGGATGCAGCAGCTATCTCGAAACAGATCGTTTTATTACCAGGATCTCGACACCCCGGCAGAGATACTGAAACAGATCGCCGAAGCGTATCAGATTACTATCAGCAATCCAGAACGGATCCCCCACGATTTATGGTTTCATGGTGCTCTGATGGCTGTTAACGCAAATGAAGCTCTCACTCTGGTACTCAATCAGTTGGATTTAACCTTTCTCTGGGAAAAACAGGGCAGGGCCATCCGTATCATGTCCATTCCTGATCGCGTAACGATCCAGAAAACGTACGCCCCGCGTGGTAGTTCCCTGGTAGACACCGTACGACGCCTCAAAGAAGCCTTTCCAGAAGCAATGATCACAGCTGCTGGCAGAATGATTCTGGTTGACGCTTCATCCGATATTCAGGAAAAAATCGAAGCGGACCTGAATCCATCACGCGGACCTTCGCGAAACATGCCTTCGAAACCAAGCGAATTTCCACCAATCCGACGCCGTAAATTCACACTCCGGGTACAGAAAGTTCCGGTTCTGGCAGTCATGCAGAAACTGGAGCAATCGGGAATCGAATTTAAATATCAGGAAGATCAATTAAAGCAGGCAGGAGTAGATCTCACCCGAAGAATCGACATTTCAGTTGAGAATGCCAATGCGAATGAATTTTTTGATGCCTTGTTTGGTCCTCTCAAGCTGTCGTATCAGATTGAGGGTCTGACGGTGACTTTAACTCCCTGATATTTAGTGACTTTAACTTATTGAATCGCCTCGACACATCCTCGATTAACATTCCCAACTTTCCCGGAACTTTCTCCATTGGCACTAGGGTGATACTTTGAATTAACGCCTCAAATCGGGTAACATCCCGACTTAGTGAGTTAAAACAAGTCTTTGTGAGTCCTTTAACGAGATCACCCACACTGTACAGAGGCTATCTTTCGCCCGCTCAGGCAACGAATTTGTTAATCGTAACATATTTTGGATTAGCACTTTAGAACACAAGTCTGCTGACATTCGCCTGAAAAACTGTGGGAAGCGTTCGTAAACGCCTTAATTGATTTGCGAGAAATCGATCATTCTGACACTCACTGAATTTTCCTGAAATTCAACAGGCAAATCTGAGCCTCCGACTTACAGGTGTCTCAGAATGGTCAAATCACGTGTGTTTAAAGCATCCGTCAGAGGTATTCTATTCCCGCTGCGGAAGGAATATTTCAAAGAATATACTACAGCAGAGTGAGGAGAAAACGTGGCAAGTCCCAAGAATATGATCGTGGCCCAGTCGGGTGGACCTTCACCGGTCATCAATAACAGCCTGAGAGGTTTAGTCGAAACTGCAAGAGATCTTCCCGAAATCGGCACGATCTACGCCGGCTGGCATGGTATTGAAGGTGTTCTCAAAGAAGAACTGCTGAATCTGAGCAGCCAGTCTCCTGAAGAAATCGCTCTGCTGCGGGTCACCCCCGCTGCTGGTTCCGTGGGAACCTGTCGTTACAAGCTCAAAGAGCATCAGAATGAAGACTTCGACCGGATTATTGAGGTCTTTAAAGCACATAACATCGGCTATTTCTGCTATATCGGCGGAAACGACTCCATGGATACCGCGAATAAAGTCGCCCAGATGGCGACGGAGCGGGGAGTGGATGTCGTCGGCATTGGAGTTCCTAAAACCATCGATAATGATGTGGGAGACAGTGAATTTAAACTGATCGACCACACCCCCGGATATGGAAGTACGGCCCGTTACTGGATGAGTATGGTTCAGCTCGCCAATGAAGAAAACCGGGGAAGCTGTCCTGCTGATCCCGTACTGGTTCTGCAGGCAATGGGTCGTAAAATCGGTTTCATCCCGGCTGCTGCCCGTCTGGCTGACCCACAGCGTAAAATCCCGATGCAGATTTATCTTGCAGAGAATCCCATCAGCATTGAGCAGATTCATGCTCAGATCAACGATCAGCTCCGCAAGGATGGCCGCCTGATTGTGGTTGTCAGTGAAGGGCTCTCCCTGGGTGACATCGGGGAAACCAAGGACTCTTTCGGACACACCCAGTTCAGCTCCAGCCAGCTGACCGTAGCTCAGTTACTGGTCAATGAACTCAACGAGCGGGGTCTGGCAGTGAAGGGAGCTGCCCGGGCGAATGTTCCAGGAACGGACCAGCGTCACAATATCGCTTACGCGTCTACCGTCGACCTCGACGAAGCCTATGGCGCAGGACAAAAAGCCGCCTTGCTGGCTGCTGCCGGCGAATCAGGCTACATGTCTACGATTCTCCGTGCTGAGGGACCGGGGTATAATGTAAAGTACGACAAAGTGCCCTTACCTGAAGTGGCCAACAGCGAACGTACCTTCCCCAAAAACTGGATCACAGCCGACGGGATGGATGTGACTGACGACTTTGTCAAATACTGCAAGCCTCTGGTGGGTAACGACTGGCCCAGCATCCCCATGATCAATGGACGGATGCGGCTGGCTCAGCTGCAGCCGCTGTTCTCAGATCAAAAACTGCCCAAATACGTTCCACAGGCAGACAGATAAACCACAACATACAGAAGACATTTCAATAAATACGGGAGACGATTGTGTCGGATAATCCTCTGGATACCAAGTTTGAAAAGAAAAGCGAGTTTCTGATCGGCATTGACTCTGACGGGTGTGCCTTCGATTCCATGGAAATTAAGCATAAAGAGTGTTTTATTCCCAATTTCATCAACTATTTCGGTCTGCAGCCCATTTCAAAGTATGCTCGTGAAGCTGCTGAATTCACGAACCTCTACTCAAAGTGGCGCGGTGCCAACCGGTTTATTTCCTACACACTGGCTCTGGACCTGCTGGAAGAACGGCCGGAAGTACAATCCCGAAATGTGAAAGTTCCCCGTCTGCAAGGCGTCCGAGACTGGATTGAGCGGGAAACCAAACTCGGTAACCCGACTCTGACTGCAGAAGTGGAAAAAACTAAAGATCCGGATCTGGAACTGGCTCTGAAATGGTCGCTTGCGGTCAACGAAATGATCGCCGACATGGTCCATGACGTGCCTCCCTACCCAAACGTCCGTGAGAGTCTCATCAAGCTGGATCCGGTTGCCGACATGATTGTCTGCTCTGCAACTCCTAATGAAGCGCTCAACAAAGAGTGGGAAGAGCACGATATTGCTCAGTACGTTGATGCAATCTGCGGTCAGGAAGCGGGCAGCAAAAAAGAAACACTGGGACAGGCGAAAAACTTTGGATATGAAGAAAACAAAGTTCTCATGATCGGTGATGCTCCTGGCGACATGAAAGCAGCCGAAGCCGTCGGAGCTCTCTTCTACCCGATCAATCCGGGAGCGGAAGAAGCCAGCTGGGAGCGTTTCATCGGCGAAGCCTGTGACAAGTTCCTGAATGGTGAATACGCTGGCGAATACCAGGCAAAAGTAATCGCTGAATTCGACAGCTATCTGCCGGAGGTCCCTCCCTGGAAACGGTAATCCGGGGAGTAGAGTATCCTGACGATTGGGATTCCCTAACAGTCACAATTTAAATCAATCACAGAACATCAAAAACGAAGAAGAATTTCCATGTCAAAACACGATATCGGCCTGGTCGGCCTGGCAGTGATGGGACAAAATCTGGTACTGAATATGGCCAACCACGGCTACTCCGTAGGTGTATTCAACCGCACCACCAGTACCACGGATGAGTTTGTCAGCAAAAAAACCGATGAGCAGCAGATTACGGGTTACCACACCCTCAAGGAACTGGTGGACAACCTTGCCGCACCACGTAAAGTCATGCTGATGGTCAAAGCCGGCCCCGCTGTAGATGCCATCATCGAAGACCTCAAAGGCTTGCTCAGCCCGGGCGACATCATCATTGACGGTGGAAATACTCACTTTGATGATACCAATCGTCGTACTAAAGAAGTGGAAGAAGCAGGCCTGCTGTTTATCGGTACTGGTGTTTCCGGCGGTGAAGAAGGCGCCCTGAAAGGCCCCAGTATCATGCCCGGCGGTTCCCCCGCTGGCTGGCCTCACGTCAAGTCGATTCTGCAGGACATCTCTGCCAAAGTAGGCGAAAACAACGACATTCCCTGCTGTGAATGGGTTGGAGAAGCCGGAGCCGGTCATTACGTCAAAATGGTCCACAACGGTATCGAATATGGCGATATGCAGTTGATCTGCGAATCGTACTACATTCTGAAACATGCCCTGGGCCTGACAAACGAAGAGCTCTACAAAGTCTTCGATGAATGGAACCGGGGTGAACTCGAAAGTTACCTGATCGAGATTACCCGCGATATCTTCACCGTCATTGATGAAGAAACCGGCGACTACCTGGTCGACAAGGTTCTGGACACGGCCAAGCAGAAGGGAACTGGTAAGTGGATGAGCCAGCACGCCCTGGACCTGGGTGTTCCTACCACCCTGATTACCGAAGCCGTCTATGCCCGTTGCCTGTCAGCACAGAAAGAAGCGCGTGTACGGGCCTCCAAAATTCTGAGTGGTCCTGAGAAGAAATTCGAAGGCGATCGAGCTCAGTTCATCGAAGATGTTCGCCAGGCACTCTATGCATCCAAGTTATGCAGCTACGCTCAAGGTTATGTTCAATTGAACGCGGCGGCTGAACACTTCGGCTGGAAGCTCAACAACGGCGACATCGCTCTGCTCTGGCGGGGTGGCTGTATTATCCGCTCCACCTTCCTGCAGGACATCAAAGCCGCCTTTGACAAAAATCCGGAACTGGAAAACCTGCTGCTGGACGACTTCTTCCGTAACGCTGTGGAAAAAGCACAACCCAGCTGGCGACGCGTCGTGGCTGCCGCTGTCGAGCTCGGCCTGCCGGTCCCCAGCTTCTCTGCTGCTCTCAGCTACTATGATGGATATCGTCAGGCACGCCTGCCTGCGAATCTGCTGCAGGCTCAGCGTGACTACTTTGGAGCCCACACCTACCAGCGGATTGATAAAGAAGGCACGTTCCATACTGACTGGCTTCATGAACGTCGCCTCGATTCGTAATTCCCTCTGCGGGTCTCTTCGAATCACCAATCTGGTTTCGCTGTAGCCAGACGGTCCATTTGCCCGTTAATAAAGCCATAATACCACTTTATTAACGGGCATTTTTATGATGTGTGGAGAGGGAGTGAGACAATGCGAATTGTGTTGCTGGGAACAGGCGGATACCACCCGAATGATCGTCGGCATACTGCCTGCCTGATGCTGCCCGAATCAGGGGTCATCTTCGACGCCGGAACCAGTTTTTTCAGAGTTCCCCACCACCTGCAAACACGCGATCTGCAGATCTTTCTGACCCACGCGCATCTGGATCACATTGTCGGTCTCTCTTTCTTTCTGGTCCCGATGCTCACCGGACAGGTTGATTCCGTCAAAGTGTATGGCGAAGCTTCCAAACTGGCTGCTATCCAGACCCACCTGTTCAGTGACGAAATCTTTCCCTTACTCCCGGATTATGAGTTCATCACACTGCCAGACACGGTATCCGTTCCGGAACAGGGAACACTCAGCCATATCAGTCTTGAGCATCCGGGAGGCTCTGTGGGCTATCGAATCGACTGGCCTGGACACTCCCTGG contains:
- a CDS encoding RNA polymerase sigma factor encodes the protein MSQTNRNNSEELTRLVDEYYQLLFRYAFRLSGDRADAEDLTQQTYLIAQKKLTQLRDARSARSWLCTILRNLFLKKVTRKTEPVSLGGSIEIASDPTEMPELTSEELQSALDDLPEDFRIPLLMFYFEEQSYKEISNALAIPLGTVMSRLARARAFLQERFSSLREETTPVHT
- the menC gene encoding o-succinylbenzoate synthase, with amino-acid sequence MKIERIELYHVAMPLIYPWRTAYGEDAAIHSVLCRMTSGSVEGWGESTPLAAPCYSPEWAGGVFHTVAEWLAPAVIGQDFESGAALQDALSLYKGNSFAKAALDNAWWSLHSRISGVPLHIALGATRDEVPVGADFGVMDHLDDLIDAVGEAVAENFPRIKLKFRPGWDIPMLQAIRSAFPGDTFHIDCNSGYRLSDLPLFQAIDEFDLAMIEQPLQHDDLTDHVRLQEQIKTPVCLDESITHPYRAQQAVQLKSCQYVNVKPGRVGGLTNAVKIHDLCQAAGIPCWVGGMLESATGASHCTALAMLDNFTYPADIFPSEKYYREDMAQEPLGLSKIDGKIPGVRAFQELPDPDPNRLQSLTLQKKIIEC
- a CDS encoding Hsp70 family protein, translating into MQKLQAVGIDLGTTYSCIAHLNEHGEPVTIPNQEGELSTPSVAMFDGAEVIVGTEALRHAIVNPRNVVQHAKRFLGKQDFRWEIDGRYFSPKDISAFILKKLLAAAEERIGRIDSAVITVPAQFSDLQRQETIAAGKQAGLKQVDLINEPVAAALCYVLGSEGMWFAELAEEQRILVYDLGGGTFDLSLVKYQKDEVDVIASGGDLKLGGIDWNSKLQASVAEQFFNEFGVNPCNDPESLQYLANEVEQAKRSLTVRPKTTLACQVGSQRKTYQITQSQFEQLSKGLVDRTTDITKALLKDNKMGWAHVDVVLTTGGSSRMPMIRDALKQASGTTRNLSLPPDQSIAHGAAYYAGMLLSNREYAESILTRDAASRLAKMKQHSVNARSLGFLVRDQSGQQRIPHYLLPANTKLPASVKHTYGTVSPDQRRVHLKLIESGASQDEPFVVLGNCKIEGLPPNLPVDSKIEVLMEYDAEARVHVSAKDVTSGKEARIEISREQNLITATPGQGEAVSEPLQLQDILDQAEAYQEEKPEHQTVEKESFSAMPNPVARGLDSSERPVALCNQCGEPLLGPPASDCSNPEKHTRGALSNRSNRSRGKAELQQPKAESKSPRKTRKTQPTTRKKKKGPALQGQKKTRSQSKPPSQIDAAENEFWDLLEDA
- a CDS encoding diphosphate--fructose-6-phosphate 1-phosphotransferase, whose amino-acid sequence is MASPKNMIVAQSGGPSPVINNSLRGLVETARDLPEIGTIYAGWHGIEGVLKEELLNLSSQSPEEIALLRVTPAAGSVGTCRYKLKEHQNEDFDRIIEVFKAHNIGYFCYIGGNDSMDTANKVAQMATERGVDVVGIGVPKTIDNDVGDSEFKLIDHTPGYGSTARYWMSMVQLANEENRGSCPADPVLVLQAMGRKIGFIPAAARLADPQRKIPMQIYLAENPISIEQIHAQINDQLRKDGRLIVVVSEGLSLGDIGETKDSFGHTQFSSSQLTVAQLLVNELNERGLAVKGAARANVPGTDQRHNIAYASTVDLDEAYGAGQKAALLAAAGESGYMSTILRAEGPGYNVKYDKVPLPEVANSERTFPKNWITADGMDVTDDFVKYCKPLVGNDWPSIPMINGRMRLAQLQPLFSDQKLPKYVPQADR
- a CDS encoding HAD family hydrolase produces the protein MSDNPLDTKFEKKSEFLIGIDSDGCAFDSMEIKHKECFIPNFINYFGLQPISKYAREAAEFTNLYSKWRGANRFISYTLALDLLEERPEVQSRNVKVPRLQGVRDWIERETKLGNPTLTAEVEKTKDPDLELALKWSLAVNEMIADMVHDVPPYPNVRESLIKLDPVADMIVCSATPNEALNKEWEEHDIAQYVDAICGQEAGSKKETLGQAKNFGYEENKVLMIGDAPGDMKAAEAVGALFYPINPGAEEASWERFIGEACDKFLNGEYAGEYQAKVIAEFDSYLPEVPPWKR
- the gnd gene encoding decarboxylating NADP(+)-dependent phosphogluconate dehydrogenase, encoding MSKHDIGLVGLAVMGQNLVLNMANHGYSVGVFNRTTSTTDEFVSKKTDEQQITGYHTLKELVDNLAAPRKVMLMVKAGPAVDAIIEDLKGLLSPGDIIIDGGNTHFDDTNRRTKEVEEAGLLFIGTGVSGGEEGALKGPSIMPGGSPAGWPHVKSILQDISAKVGENNDIPCCEWVGEAGAGHYVKMVHNGIEYGDMQLICESYYILKHALGLTNEELYKVFDEWNRGELESYLIEITRDIFTVIDEETGDYLVDKVLDTAKQKGTGKWMSQHALDLGVPTTLITEAVYARCLSAQKEARVRASKILSGPEKKFEGDRAQFIEDVRQALYASKLCSYAQGYVQLNAAAEHFGWKLNNGDIALLWRGGCIIRSTFLQDIKAAFDKNPELENLLLDDFFRNAVEKAQPSWRRVVAAAVELGLPVPSFSAALSYYDGYRQARLPANLLQAQRDYFGAHTYQRIDKEGTFHTDWLHERRLDS
- a CDS encoding MBL fold metallo-hydrolase; the protein is MRIVLLGTGGYHPNDRRHTACLMLPESGVIFDAGTSFFRVPHHLQTRDLQIFLTHAHLDHIVGLSFFLVPMLTGQVDSVKVYGEASKLAAIQTHLFSDEIFPLLPDYEFITLPDTVSVPEQGTLSHISLEHPGGSVGYRIDWPGHSLAYITDTSHPEQHLEFVKGVDLLIHECYFPDEQAEWADKTGHSHTTPVAELARDAGVGQLVLTHIDPQQTGDDPVGIEVAQKIFPNTILGEDLMELEF